From the genome of Alteromonas stellipolaris:
ACATCCTCTTTATTAGCAAGTTCTGCATTACCCATAATAGTCACTCGACCATTTGCTTGAGAGTCATCTTCAGCAGCATCGAATATGGTTAAACTGACTTTATCGTTCGCTTTAATATTACGAGTATGCAGCGCAATATCACTAATATAGATAATGGCATCACCGGCGGGGGTAAGATAAAAAGGAACGACTGAACCAAAGGGATAACCCGGCATTGAGGTGGAATGAGTGCCTAACACACCACTGTGGTGAGTTCGGCTTAGTTGTTTTGCTGAAAATGCAATATCTTGCATGCTCATAAGAAACTCCGTTTTTTCAAATTAATGCGTAACAAAAACATCGTTATCTAAGTTACGAATAAGGTTTAATTGAGTGTGATAGCAGCGTGCCAATGTATCTATAGTTAATGCATTTTCCGGCTTATCATCGGCTATACACCCCTGCTCTGCCAGTAAAATCATCCTGCTACAATAAGGCGAAATTAAGTTAAGGTCGTGACTCACACAAACAATACAGAGCCCTTGTTGGCTCAGGCTGACCAACTGCTGCATCACCAACTTTTGATGGCGTAAGTCTAGCGCAGAGGTTGGCTCGTCAAGCAGCAACAGCTTTCCTTCTAGGCTGTCGTGTGAGCTTATCGGGAGTAATTGCAATATTGCTTTGCTTAAAAATACCCTTTGCCGCTCTCCCCCTGACAAAGTTTGAATATTTCGCGATAACAAATGCGTTATATCAAACTGCTCGGCAATCTCGCCGATAATATGATGTCGATTGGCAGGCGACTCTACAATATGGTGGCGAGCCAACTGTAATATTTCATCGACCAAAAAGCCAAAAGGGGTAGAAGCGCTTTGCGCCATAACTGCCCGATAATCTGCAAGCCTTTGCAGACTAATCTCACTTAACGGCTGACCATTAAATGAAAGCGTGCCTTTCTCTAGCGGTGCTAAGCCGCCTAATACAGTAAGAAGCGATGATTTCCCGCAACCGTTTTCACCCGCAAGGGCGATAAACTCACCTGCGTTAAATGCAAGGTTAAGATTACACAATAGCTGTCGCTTCCCTCTAGTGATGTCTACGTCCACGAGGTCGAGCAGTGGTTCTAGTGGCTGGGCTTGAGCAGGGTTAAAGTGAGCCATTGAATACCCCTTTTTGCTTCCACAATAAATACAAGAAAAAAGGAGCACCTATTGCGGATGTTACGATACCAATGGGGATTTCCATGGGAGTGAATAATGTGCGAGCCAGCGTATCGGCAACGGTTAACAACAATGCCCCCATTAACGCACAGGCAGGAATAAGCACATTGTGATTAACGCCAAATAGCGTGCGGCACATATGCGGCACGACTAACCCCACAAATCCGATAATGCCACACAAAGCCGTGGCCAAAGCGACAGCAAAGGCGACCAGCCATAATATGGCTTGTTTATAGCGCGCAACATTCAAGCCCATATAAGCAGCTTCACTTTCGCCCAAAGCAAGCAAATTAAGCGCATTGCGAGATACCATTAAGCCTGAAATAGCGATAATGCCCGCCGCTGCCACCAGCGCACATAACGTCCAGCTAGCACCCGCTAAACTGCCCATTGTCCAATAGGTAATTTGGCGAAGTGCATCGTCACTTGCTACATAGCTAATGGCACCAATAATAGTTCCGGTGAAGGCATTTATTGCCACCCCGGCGAGTATCAAGGTAGCCACCGATACACCCTGCGCACTATTGGCAAAGCGTAATACTGTCCACACGGCCAATAACGCGCCGCCAAACGCCCAAAGTGCTACCCAAACAGAGGCTAGTGCAGGTACGAGTGGCGGCACAATAGCCATGCTAACGGCTGCTGCTGCGGCGGCACCACCGGCAATACCGATTAAACCAGGGTCGGCCAATGGGTTTCTCACCAAGCCCTGCATGGCACAACCTGACACCGCCAGTAGCGCGCCAATAAATAAGGTCATGATAACCCGTGGTAAACGCAGCTCAGTAAGTACGTACCAGTGCGTGCTATTAAATGTACCCTCTCGATTAGCCCCGCCTTCCTCAATTAACGCGCCTTGAGAAAAAAGTGGCCTTGTTAATTGCGACAGTTCATGCCACAACAACTCGCTCACGTTAATAGATAAGCTGCCACTCACAACCCCCACGTAGGCGCTTACCAGCAATAAAGCCCCAAGTAAGGCTAAACCATAACGCTTACGCTTTGCTCTCGTTGCAACTAGATTTACCATCAATGCTGATGCGTTGTTGCCCGAGACATCTTTTCTAAGCACCTTATTGTTCGGCGTATGACTCGGGGCGTCGGGGCTCGAGGAAAACGCTGTCACTCGAACCTTCCCATATCATGACTATTATTGTCTGTATTTGTGTTTTTATCTAAACCTGTTCTCTGTGCAATATGCACTTGGCTAGCTGACTCTTGCATTACCGTGTTGGCGGCTTTAAGGGATAAAGCACGCAGCCCATGTTCAGCAACGGCTTTTAGCGCAATCGCAAAACGGGGGGACAAGCCCAGCCCAATACTGCTATCCATCGCCTTTACTAAACAATGTTGGCCTGCAAATGTTGCTGCAATCGCATGGTGGGAACACAGTGAATTAAGCGCATTTTCGCCATGCAACATGTGCCCTGCGGCAAACACGACATCAGGGTTTCGGGCGAGCACTGACTCGGCATCCATTAACTTGTAACCGACAAGATCGCCTGCAATATTGGTCATGCCTAAGGTATCAAAC
Proteins encoded in this window:
- a CDS encoding ATP-binding cassette domain-containing protein, coding for MAHFNPAQAQPLEPLLDLVDVDITRGKRQLLCNLNLAFNAGEFIALAGENGCGKSSLLTVLGGLAPLEKGTLSFNGQPLSEISLQRLADYRAVMAQSASTPFGFLVDEILQLARHHIVESPANRHHIIGEIAEQFDITHLLSRNIQTLSGGERQRVFLSKAILQLLPISSHDSLEGKLLLLDEPTSALDLRHQKLVMQQLVSLSQQGLCIVCVSHDLNLISPYCSRMILLAEQGCIADDKPENALTIDTLARCYHTQLNLIRNLDNDVFVTH
- a CDS encoding FecCD family ABC transporter permease, which translates into the protein MTAFSSSPDAPSHTPNNKVLRKDVSGNNASALMVNLVATRAKRKRYGLALLGALLLVSAYVGVVSGSLSINVSELLWHELSQLTRPLFSQGALIEEGGANREGTFNSTHWYVLTELRLPRVIMTLFIGALLAVSGCAMQGLVRNPLADPGLIGIAGGAAAAAAVSMAIVPPLVPALASVWVALWAFGGALLAVWTVLRFANSAQGVSVATLILAGVAINAFTGTIIGAISYVASDDALRQITYWTMGSLAGASWTLCALVAAAGIIAISGLMVSRNALNLLALGESEAAYMGLNVARYKQAILWLVAFAVALATALCGIIGFVGLVVPHMCRTLFGVNHNVLIPACALMGALLLTVADTLARTLFTPMEIPIGIVTSAIGAPFFLYLLWKQKGVFNGSL